Proteins co-encoded in one Bacillus paramycoides genomic window:
- the thiO gene encoding glycine oxidase ThiO has product MCKKYDVAIIGGGVIGSSVAHFLAERGYKVAIVEKQRIASEASKAAAGLLGVQAEWDEYDPLFELARESRAIFPQLAEVLREKTGIDIGYEEKGIYRIAQNEDEKERILHIMDWQQKTGEDSYFLTGDRLREKEPYLSESIIGAVYYPKDGHVIAPELTKAFAHSASFSGADIYEQTEVFDIRIENNKVTGIVTSEGSITCEKVVIAGGSWSTKLLGYFHREWGTYPVKGEVVAVRSRKPLLKAPIFQERFYIAPKRGGRYVIGATMKPHTFHKTVQPESITSILERAYTILPALKEAEWESAWAGLRPQSNHEAPYMGEHEEIKGLYACTGHYRNGILLSPVSGQYMADLIEGKQENHLLDLLLSKTV; this is encoded by the coding sequence ATGTGTAAGAAGTATGATGTAGCGATAATTGGCGGTGGTGTAATTGGTAGTTCAGTTGCACATTTTCTAGCAGAAAGAGGATATAAAGTAGCGATTGTAGAGAAGCAAAGAATTGCATCTGAAGCCTCGAAAGCAGCTGCTGGTTTACTTGGGGTTCAGGCAGAATGGGATGAATATGATCCGCTATTTGAACTTGCTAGAGAAAGCCGTGCTATATTTCCACAACTTGCAGAAGTTTTACGTGAAAAAACAGGAATCGATATTGGGTATGAAGAGAAAGGCATTTATCGAATTGCTCAAAATGAAGATGAGAAGGAAAGAATTCTTCACATTATGGATTGGCAGCAGAAAACAGGTGAAGATTCTTACTTTTTAACGGGAGATCGTTTACGAGAGAAAGAGCCGTATCTATCTGAGTCAATTATAGGGGCTGTATATTATCCAAAAGATGGTCATGTTATTGCACCAGAGCTTACAAAAGCATTCGCACATTCCGCATCATTTTCGGGCGCTGATATATATGAACAGACAGAAGTGTTTGATATTCGTATTGAAAATAATAAAGTGACTGGAATTGTGACAAGCGAAGGTAGTATCACTTGTGAGAAAGTGGTTATCGCGGGTGGCTCATGGAGTACGAAGTTACTAGGTTATTTTCACCGCGAATGGGGTACATATCCAGTTAAAGGAGAAGTAGTAGCGGTAAGAAGTAGAAAACCACTTTTAAAGGCGCCTATTTTTCAAGAAAGATTTTACATTGCACCAAAGCGCGGCGGACGTTACGTAATTGGAGCAACGATGAAGCCCCATACGTTTCATAAAACGGTGCAACCAGAAAGTATTACTTCTATATTAGAGCGTGCGTATACAATATTGCCAGCTTTAAAAGAAGCGGAATGGGAAAGTGCATGGGCAGGATTAAGACCACAATCGAATCATGAAGCTCCTTATATGGGAGAGCATGAAGAAATAAAAGGTTTATATGCTTGTACGGGCCATTATCGAAACGGTATTTTATTAAGCCCTGTTTCTGGTCAGTATATGGCGGATTTAATAGAAGGAAAGCAGGAGAATCACTTGCTAGATTTATTGCTTTCTAAAACAGTTTAG
- the thiF gene encoding thiazole biosynthesis adenylyltransferase ThiF: MNNRYSRQELFSPIGEDGQRKIREKHVLIIGAGALGSANAEMFVRAGVGTVTIVDRDYVDWSNLQRQQLYAESDVENNLPKAVAAKKRLEEINREVRVEALVQDVTAEELEELVTNVNVIIDATDNFETRFIVNDIAQKHSIPWIYGACVGSYGLSYTILPSKTPCLSCLLQSIPLGGATCDTAGIISPAVSLVVSHQVTEALKLLVEDYESLRDGLVSFDVWKNEYSCMNVQKLRKHNCPSCGENALYPYLNKDNTSKTAVLCGRNTVQIRPPHKEEIDFERYKELLNDRVHDLNVNPYLLSFSVEEKKLVAFKDGRVLVHGTKDISEAKTIYHRYFG, from the coding sequence TTGAATAATCGATATTCTCGCCAAGAATTATTTTCTCCAATTGGAGAAGACGGGCAACGAAAAATAAGAGAAAAACATGTACTTATTATCGGTGCAGGTGCATTAGGTAGTGCAAATGCAGAGATGTTTGTAAGAGCTGGTGTAGGCACAGTAACGATTGTTGACCGGGATTATGTCGATTGGAGTAATTTACAAAGGCAGCAATTGTACGCAGAGAGTGATGTGGAAAATAATCTTCCGAAGGCTGTAGCGGCAAAGAAACGTCTAGAAGAGATTAATCGTGAAGTAAGAGTAGAAGCTCTCGTTCAAGACGTAACGGCTGAGGAATTAGAAGAACTCGTTACAAACGTTAATGTAATTATTGATGCAACTGATAATTTCGAAACGCGTTTCATTGTAAATGATATAGCGCAAAAACATTCTATTCCATGGATTTACGGAGCATGTGTAGGGAGTTACGGCCTTTCTTACACAATTCTTCCTAGTAAAACGCCATGTTTATCTTGTTTATTACAATCGATTCCGCTTGGCGGGGCGACATGTGATACAGCGGGAATTATATCACCTGCTGTATCTCTCGTCGTTTCTCATCAAGTAACGGAAGCTCTTAAACTGTTAGTAGAAGATTACGAATCGCTTCGAGATGGACTTGTATCGTTTGATGTATGGAAGAATGAATATTCATGTATGAATGTGCAAAAGCTTCGTAAGCACAATTGTCCTTCGTGTGGAGAGAATGCATTGTATCCGTATTTAAATAAAGATAATACATCGAAAACAGCAGTGTTATGCGGGAGAAATACAGTTCAAATTAGACCACCTCATAAAGAGGAAATAGATTTTGAACGATACAAAGAACTGCTGAATGATCGTGTGCATGATTTAAATGTAAATCCATATTTATTATCATTTTCTGTGGAAGAAAAGAAATTAGTTGCTTTTAAAGATGGTCGTGTACTTGTACATGGAACGAAGGATATAAGCGAAGCAAAAACAATTTATCATCGCTATTTTGGATAG
- the tenI gene encoding thiazole tautomerase TenI produces MRNELHVISNGHMSFEELVNVAMQIESEIDYLHIREREKSTKELYEGVESLLKKGFPASKIVINDRIDIAILLNIPRVQLGYRSADVRSVKEKFSYLHVGYSVHSLEEAIDAFKNGADSLVYGHVFPTDCKKGVPARGLEEISDIAKCLSIPITAIGGINPENTVDVLTNGVSGIAVMSGIISSSNPYSKAKSYKESIRKWAEKHV; encoded by the coding sequence ATGAGAAATGAGCTTCATGTAATCTCAAATGGTCACATGTCATTCGAAGAGTTAGTGAATGTAGCGATGCAAATTGAAAGTGAAATTGATTATTTGCATATTCGTGAGCGTGAGAAAAGTACGAAGGAATTGTATGAAGGTGTGGAAAGTCTTTTGAAGAAAGGCTTTCCTGCATCGAAAATAGTGATAAATGATCGAATTGATATTGCTATTTTATTAAACATTCCGCGCGTGCAGCTAGGATATCGAAGCGCAGATGTAAGGTCAGTGAAAGAAAAGTTTTCTTATTTGCATGTCGGTTATTCTGTGCATTCTTTAGAAGAGGCGATTGATGCATTTAAGAATGGAGCGGATTCACTTGTCTATGGTCATGTATTTCCGACAGATTGTAAAAAAGGTGTGCCAGCGAGAGGGCTTGAAGAAATTTCAGACATTGCAAAGTGTTTATCCATACCGATTACAGCGATTGGAGGAATCAATCCGGAAAACACTGTAGATGTTCTTACTAACGGCGTCAGTGGGATTGCTGTTATGTCTGGGATTATAAGTAGTAGTAACCCGTATAGCAAAGCGAAATCTTATAAGGAATCAATAAGAAAGTGGGCGGAAAAACATGTGTAA
- the thiG gene encoding thiazole synthase: MLNIGPFSFHSRLLLGTGKFPDFDVQQKAIDVSEAEVLTFAVRRMDIFDAKQPNLLEKLDVKKYKLLPNTAGAKNAEEAVRIAKLAKASGLCDMIKVEVIGDDRTLLSDPVETLKASEMLLEEGFIVLPYTSDDVVLARKLQELGVHAIMPGASPIGSGLGIVNPLNLSFIIEQATVPVIVDAGIGSPADAAFAMELGADGVLLNTAVSGAKDPIKMAQAMKLGIEAGRLGFEAGRIARKRCATASSPLEGMSVVE; encoded by the coding sequence ATGTTAAACATTGGACCATTTTCATTTCATTCTAGACTTTTATTAGGAACAGGAAAATTCCCTGATTTTGATGTACAGCAAAAGGCAATTGATGTATCTGAGGCTGAGGTTTTAACGTTCGCAGTACGCCGTATGGATATATTCGATGCAAAGCAGCCTAATTTATTAGAGAAACTTGATGTGAAAAAATATAAGTTATTACCAAATACAGCCGGAGCAAAAAATGCTGAAGAAGCTGTTCGTATTGCAAAATTAGCAAAAGCTTCAGGGCTTTGCGACATGATTAAAGTAGAAGTTATTGGTGATGATAGAACGTTATTATCTGATCCAGTAGAAACGTTAAAGGCATCTGAAATGTTACTAGAAGAAGGGTTTATCGTACTTCCGTATACATCTGATGATGTTGTATTAGCACGTAAATTACAAGAACTAGGTGTGCATGCAATTATGCCAGGAGCATCCCCAATCGGTTCAGGGCTTGGTATTGTAAATCCGTTAAATTTAAGCTTCATTATTGAACAAGCGACAGTACCAGTTATCGTTGATGCTGGTATCGGTAGCCCAGCTGATGCAGCATTTGCGATGGAATTAGGAGCGGATGGTGTGTTATTAAATACTGCTGTGTCAGGAGCAAAAGATCCTATTAAAATGGCGCAGGCAATGAAATTAGGTATTGAAGCAGGACGTTTAGGATTTGAGGCAGGTCGTATTGCACGTAAACGTTGTGCAACAGCAAGTAGTCCTTTAGAAGGAATGAGTGTAGTTGAATAA
- the thiS gene encoding sulfur carrier protein ThiS: MNLKINGNQIEVPESVKTVAELLTHLELENRIVVVERNKDILQKDDHTDTSVFDGDQIEIVTFVGGG; this comes from the coding sequence TTGAATTTAAAAATTAATGGTAATCAAATTGAAGTGCCAGAGAGTGTAAAAACAGTAGCTGAGCTACTTACACATTTAGAGTTGGAAAACAGAATTGTTGTAGTAGAGCGTAATAAAGATATTTTACAAAAAGATGATCATACAGATACATCTGTTTTTGATGGAGACCAAATTGAGATTGTAACTTTCGTAGGAGGCGGTTGA
- a CDS encoding ABC transporter substrate-binding protein, whose translation MKLLKRIFVFTLLVAMIAGCSSNSASDKSKKEKEITVMLDWYPNAVHSFIYAAIEKGYFKEEGVKVNIKFPSNPTDPLTLAAAGKVTVGLYYQPDVVMAKANEQIPVKSIGAVVRSPLNHVVSLKSAGIQSPKDLEGKTVGYSGTPLSEMYLKTMVKEAGGNPDTVKVVDVGFDLVPALITKKVDAVTGAYINHEVPVMRHEGHEPAYFNPADYGVPNYHELVFVTGDKTLKKDKEALQAFLRGTKKGYDFMKKNPDEALNILLNHQEKENFPLVPEVEKESMKILLEKMETKDEPFLSDSKESWEKQNKWLKDKGMTKEIVPADELFENILK comes from the coding sequence AGATAAGAGTAAAAAAGAAAAGGAAATAACGGTCATGCTTGATTGGTACCCAAATGCGGTACACAGCTTTATTTATGCAGCAATTGAAAAAGGCTACTTTAAAGAAGAAGGGGTAAAGGTGAATATTAAATTCCCTTCTAATCCGACTGATCCATTAACGTTAGCAGCTGCAGGAAAAGTAACGGTTGGCTTATATTATCAGCCAGATGTTGTCATGGCAAAAGCAAACGAACAAATTCCAGTGAAATCAATTGGAGCTGTCGTACGTTCACCATTAAATCATGTCGTATCACTGAAGTCAGCAGGCATTCAATCACCAAAAGATTTAGAGGGGAAAACAGTTGGATATTCTGGAACACCTTTAAGTGAGATGTATTTAAAAACGATGGTAAAAGAGGCTGGTGGTAATCCAGATACAGTGAAAGTAGTTGATGTTGGCTTTGATTTAGTACCAGCATTAATTACGAAAAAAGTGGATGCGGTAACAGGGGCATACATTAACCATGAAGTACCTGTTATGCGTCATGAAGGTCATGAGCCAGCATACTTTAATCCAGCAGATTATGGTGTACCGAATTATCATGAGCTTGTATTTGTAACAGGTGATAAAACGTTGAAGAAAGATAAAGAAGCGTTGCAAGCTTTCTTACGTGGCACGAAAAAGGGCTATGATTTCATGAAGAAAAATCCAGATGAAGCATTAAATATTTTATTAAATCATCAAGAAAAAGAAAACTTCCCGCTTGTACCAGAAGTTGAAAAAGAAAGTATGAAAATTTTATTAGAGAAGATGGAAACGAAAGATGAGCCATTCTTATCAGATTCAAAAGAATCATGGGAGAAACAAAATAAATGGCTGAAAGATAAAGGAATGACGAAAGAAATCGTTCCAGCCGATGAGTTATTCGAAAACATTTTAAAGTAG